From Lewinellaceae bacterium:
CCCAGCATCGCTTTCGACTGTGCTTCGGGCACAGAGTGGTTGTACTTTTCTTCTGACCGCCCCGGTTCTAAAGGAGGGCTGGACATCTGGCGGGCCGAGGTAAAAAGCGACGGAGGCCTGGGAGATCCCGAAAACCTCTCGGCCATCAATACGATCTGGAACGAGGCCACGCCTTTCTTTCACAACCTTTCCCAACGCCTTTATTTCAGCTCTGACGCTGCGCCCGGCTTTGGCGAATACGATATTTTCTACAGCGAGTTCAAGGACGGCTCCTGGCTGCCGCCGCAGAATATGGGCTTGCCATATAATAGTGGTTACAATGATCAGTACTTTTTCCTGACGGAAGACGGAAAACAGGAGTATTTCACCTCCGACCGGCCCCGGTCCTTCCGGTTTGTGGAGGAGCTGGAATTCTGTTGCACCGATATTTATACGATGGGCAATAAGGTGAGCCGAACCATCGAGGTGAGCCTGGCCGATTGCGATGAAGACTACAAACTGGAGAAGGCCGTGGAACTCTATGAATTGTCCTGCGGCGAGCGCAAGCTAATTGGGGAGCCTCAGGCAATCGTGGGCCAGGGCACGGCTTCTTTCGATGTGCAGCTCTACCGCAATTATGTGGTAGTCGCCAGAAATTCTGCCTCCGAAATAACCCGCGAGAAACAATTCGACCTTTCCGAAGAGCAGTTTATTCGCAGTGACAAAAAGATCAGTTGGAAGCCCGATCCTTTCTACCCCACCTGGCGGGATTTGAAAGTGGTGGCCTATGATGCCTCCACCGGCGGGATGTTGGAAGGCGCGTCGGTGACGGTGAAGGCCGCCGGGGCGGAGTCCGCGTTGCAGGGCACCGGCAAGCAAGGCAATATTTTCCGGATAGAACCAGATGTAGAATACCTGGTCACGGTGAATGGCCCGGGCCAGCCAGGCTCCGATTATGGAACGGCGCAGGAGGGTTCCACCGACCCGGTTTTTTCTGGGGCGCAGTTTCAGGATTACCTCTCGGTAGATACCATATATAGCTACCGGCTTTCCAATTCTATAGACATGCTCCGGCTGTGTGGAAGAGACGAGTTGAGAATAGGGATGAAAGTTAAGCCGCCCGAACTGCCCCTTCCCATTGTCCTCTATTTCGACCACGACAGGCCCTCGAGATACAGAGGGCGTGCCGACCGGACCAGTGAGGGTTTTGACGATGCCATCCGGCTTTACCTGCAGAACCGGGAAACCTTCCTGAAAAATAACGACCCCTCGGAGGCGCGCCGGGTAAATGCCTTCTTTGACCGGGAAGTCAGCGGTGGCCTGAGCACGCTGGATAACCTGGCTGAGTCGCTTCTGGAATACGTAGATTATATGGGCGAGGACGAAAAGCTGACCATTGAAATTCAAGGCTATTGCAGCCCCCGTGGCGACAGTATTTACAACCGGCTGCTCAGCAAGCGCCGCATACAGTGCGTGCGAACCTACCTGGAATCCTTTTCTCAGGATGGAAGAGAACTGAGGGAATTCGTCGGTACCAAGTTCATCGTCAAAGAACTGCCGCTCGGAGAATCCCGGGCCAGCAGCACTTATCCGGACAACGACCCCAACTCGATATGGGGCATCGGCCCGGCCCTCGACCGCCGGGTGGAAATTGTGGATTTGAGTAAAGGGGGCAAAGGAGAGGAACTCACCAAACTGCCTGACAATCCGGCTGCCCAGGAACAGGATCCATAATTGATGATGCCCTTGGAACAAACTAGTCTTTTTCCGTGCCGACAGGAGAGGAGTTTCCCTTGAAAATGTTCCCGCCTATGTCCGGCTTGCACTCGCCGTTGCCGAAATATTCACAGTGGATGCTTCCGTTGCGAACCAGGGCTTTATTGTCGATGAACTCATTGTCTCGGATAACCGGATTCACGCTGCCGCCTTTGGGTTCGTTGAAGATTCCCCCGCCGTAGGAAGCCTGGTTGGATTCGAAGTGGCATTCTCTGATCTCCGGGCTGCAATCCCCATTAATGGTTGCATTCATCATGGCGCCGCCATCCAGGTCTGCTTTGTTGTTGATAAAGGAACATTTCCAGATGACAGGCCGGCAAACACCTTTATTTATAGCGATGTTCAACATGCCGCCGCCTTCCCGGGCGTAATTGCCGGTTATGGTACAGTTGCGGAGCATTGGGCTGCTGGACTGCCCGTCGGCGGCCATGTTTAAAATGCCGGCGCCCCGAAATTCCAGGTGGTTGGCTTTATCCGAGCCGTCGGCGGCGCCACCGGTGATGCAGAACCCGTCGAGGATAGTATTTTCTCCGGCATTCCTGAAGTAGACAACTGTGAAAGCATTGTCGTGTAAAGAAGCGGTGCCGATCTCGCCACTGAGATAGGTGACGTTAGCCTGGAGGTTTCGTTGCTCAATGGCCGTCTCGAAGCCGGCGAAGCCGCCATATAGTTCCACCCCGGCCGAAAGGACAAAGGATTTGGCCCGGTCGTTGCTTTCGGAGGTCCGGTAGGTACCTTTAGACACCCAGACCTGGTCTCCCGGTTTTGCCGTTTCCAGCGCCTGGTGCAGGTTGCCCAAAGGCGCCGTCCAGGAAGCTCCGTTGCCGGCTCCGCCCTGGCTTACGAAAATGGTATTTGCTTGAACATACCCTAAAACCAGGATATATGCCGTGAGTAGTATTGGTATTCTTTTCACGCTCAGAAGGTTTTGAAGTTGGCGAAACAGTTGCATTATAGTAAAATTCAAAACCTTTTAATGCAATAAGCTCGAAAAAAATAAACCTCCTTTGATAAACTTCTGATGAAGAAAATTTTTAATCTGAGTTTTTTTTTCTATTTTCATGCAACGATTCATTCTTCCCCCTCGTATATGCTGGTGCTATAAAGTTTCCCGTTAACACACACTCCCCCTTATGAGCAAAGATGACCACTCTCCCGCTGGGAGGGTTGAATTTAATATTCCAAAATCCGTGGCGGAAAAATAGTTTTTCCCTATTTTGGGCAAATACCCGGAAGTGCAACTATCCTTTTCCGGCTCAAAATGCAGGAAAAGCTGTAACAGTTTAACTTTAACCAAAACCAATTGACCTTGAAAAGGATACTTTACCTTTGGTTATTGGCCTTCTGGGTAGTTTCCGGGCTACAGGCTCAGGATATACACTTCTCTCAGTTTGCCTACTCTCCCTCCAACCTCAATCCCGCACTAACCGGGGTTTTCAGAGGAAACACCCGCCTGATGGCGAACGTGAGAAGCCAGTGGACCGCCGTCCCTGTCGACTATCTTACCTTCTCTGCCGCCGGCGACCTGAAAATTCCCAAAAGGCAGGACAAGAACGGCTTTTTTGCCGCCGGCCTGGCCTTCAACTACGACCAGGCAGGCCTTTCCCGCCTCAACCTGGCCAACCTCAACCTCAGTGGTTCCTACACCCACCAACTGGCCAAAGGCGCCTATGTGAATGCCGGCCTTCAGGCCGGGTTCAGCCGCCGGGGCTTCGACATCAACGAGCTTTCTTTCGATTCCCAGTACGACCCCTCCACCAGTACGGGAGA
This genomic window contains:
- a CDS encoding PD40 domain-containing protein, producing MRILFLSVLACLFLPFMGRSQTLKQVLDAGDVSFQNRDYYNAYRCYETILKYAAKGAYKGDTLAVKFSYARAAQRLNYFSRAKSLYGELSREAQGVDKNIHARSIFNQAKMLQNLAQDSMGYYSLALDTYQLFLGEELFRDIEGEANIQERFKQAAESGILSCDSLRNASAVRTDSLYRLPEPINSGYSELGPVRIGNTLYFSSIRFLPTGIGKPRQSLFYTKQLMATFKEGTGGETGVEAVDSFLVLPRSENYNADNIHTLHTAFSQDGNLMFFTQCVQEKEDIFCSLYVRRRQADGAWGTPQKLAISADNNEFTTTQPSIAFDCASGTEWLYFSSDRPGSKGGLDIWRAEVKSDGGLGDPENLSAINTIWNEATPFFHNLSQRLYFSSDAAPGFGEYDIFYSEFKDGSWLPPQNMGLPYNSGYNDQYFFLTEDGKQEYFTSDRPRSFRFVEELEFCCTDIYTMGNKVSRTIEVSLADCDEDYKLEKAVELYELSCGERKLIGEPQAIVGQGTASFDVQLYRNYVVVARNSASEITREKQFDLSEEQFIRSDKKISWKPDPFYPTWRDLKVVAYDASTGGMLEGASVTVKAAGAESALQGTGKQGNIFRIEPDVEYLVTVNGPGQPGSDYGTAQEGSTDPVFSGAQFQDYLSVDTIYSYRLSNSIDMLRLCGRDELRIGMKVKPPELPLPIVLYFDHDRPSRYRGRADRTSEGFDDAIRLYLQNRETFLKNNDPSEARRVNAFFDREVSGGLSTLDNLAESLLEYVDYMGEDEKLTIEIQGYCSPRGDSIYNRLLSKRRIQCVRTYLESFSQDGRELREFVGTKFIVKELPLGESRASSTYPDNDPNSIWGIGPALDRRVEIVDLSKGGKGEELTKLPDNPAAQEQDP
- a CDS encoding DUF1565 domain-containing protein, whose amino-acid sequence is MKRIPILLTAYILVLGYVQANTIFVSQGGAGNGASWTAPLGNLHQALETAKPGDQVWVSKGTYRTSESNDRAKSFVLSAGVELYGGFAGFETAIEQRNLQANVTYLSGEIGTASLHDNAFTVVYFRNAGENTILDGFCITGGAADGSDKANHLEFRGAGILNMAADGQSSSPMLRNCTITGNYAREGGGMLNIAINKGVCRPVIWKCSFINNKADLDGGAMMNATINGDCSPEIRECHFESNQASYGGGIFNEPKGGSVNPVIRDNEFIDNKALVRNGSIHCEYFGNGECKPDIGGNIFKGNSSPVGTEKD